Below is a window of Oncorhynchus masou masou isolate Uvic2021 unplaced genomic scaffold, UVic_Omas_1.1 unplaced_scaffold_6089, whole genome shotgun sequence DNA.
GGTCCAGTCAGACTGGggcattaaggagaggcatgaaTACATTGAGGTTGTTACGCCTGGCCTTAATCAATCAGGGCACACAGTGGGTGGAACTGCTAAGAAAAACGCTCTGTTCTCATTACACAGACAAATCATACATAACATTAGGCATTATAAATGATATACATACCCAGCGTTACTCCACCCAGCCTTAATGACCAAGAATTCTCCATCAGGATGAGGAGATAAGACTTGGGAAATAAATATTTTACATCTTTTTTTAGACTATAGAAATTGCAAAAAGGGACCAAAAACATCTCTAAAATGGGATACAGAAATGCATATTGTTCGTCAGATTGTTGTTAGGTTTATGTGGCTAAAACACAAGGCTTTGTGACAGGCGACCTATTTCCATGTGCCTCCAGAGGAAACTGGGCCTGTCACCATAATAAAAACATTAGAATACTAGGGGAACATACAATGTCATGAATAAAATTACATTGTCTTCCAAACGAATTCCTTCGAATTGTCTGAGGAATCAGCTTTGACAGACAAACACAATTTACAGGTATATTTTTCTGAACAATGATAGTGATATGTCCACTCTGAGTATCGGTAAATGTCTATTGTGTCCCTCTCTGTTTCAATAAGAGTCTGATGGATGTTACATTTAGTCGTGGGACAAATTCAGAGAGAAAAGGGCAAGGGCTGGAAAAGGCTGAGAATCATCACATCACGTCTTGGAAGAATGATACCCTAGCTATTGTGGAGGAATCTGCGGGCTGGGAGAACTGAGAACAGGTAGTATACTGCTGCTGTTCAGCCCACACTAATGTCAGAGAAATATCCCCATTGCGGGCCTGATTATATGTGTCTGGGAGAAGAGAGCTGAACAGCACTGTCCAGCATGTGTTaaacctcagcaccagtctccctcagcaccagtctcctcagcaccagtctccctcagcaccagtctccctcagcaccagtctccccagtctacagtccagtatgtaggttaaacctcagcaccagtctccctcagcaccagtctccctcagcaccagtctccctcagcaccagtctccctcagcaccagtctccctcagcaccagtctccccagtctacagtccagtatgtaggttaaacctcagcaccagtctccctcagcaccagtctccctcagcaccagtctccccagtctacagtccagtataTAGGTTAAACCACaacaccagtctccctcagcaacagtctccctcagcaccagtctccctcagcaccagccTCCCCAGTCTAAGGTTAAAGTATGTACAGCAGGTTAAatctcagcaccagtctccctcagcacctgtctccccagtctacagtccagtatgtaggttaaacctcagcaccagtctccctcagcaccagtcttcctcagcaccagtctccccagtctacagtccggTATGTAGGTTAAatctcagcaccagtctccctcagcaccagtctccctcagcaccagtctccccagtctacagtccagtatgtaggttaaaccacagcaacagtctccctcagcaccagtctccccagtctacagtccagtatgtaggttaaaccacagcaacagtctccctcagcaccagtctccccagtctacagtccggTATGTAGGTTAAatctcagcaccagtctccctcagcaccagtctccctcagcaccagtctccccagtctacagtccagtatgtaggttaaaccacagcaacagtctccctcagcaccagtctccccagtctacagtccagtatgtaggttaaaccacagcaacagtctccctcagcaccagtttCCCTCAGCACCAGCCTCCCCAGTCTAAGGTTAAAGTATGTAGAGCAGGTTAAatctcagcaccagtctccctcagcacctgtctccccagtctacagtccggtatgtaggttaaaccacagcaacagtctccctcagcaccagtcttcctcagcaccagtctccccagtctacagtccagtatgtaggttaaaccacagcaacagtctccctcagcaccagtttCCCTCAGCACCAGCCTCCCCAGTCTAAGGTTAAAGTATGTACAGCAGGTTAAATCTCAGCACCAGTCTCTCTCAGCACCTgtctccccagtctacagtccagtatgtaggttaaacctcagcaccagtctccctcagcaccagtcttcctcagcaccagtctccccagtctacagtccggTATGTAGGTTAAatctcagcaccagtctccctcagcaccagtctccctcagcaccagtctccccagtctacagtccagtatgtaggttaaaccacagcaccagtctccctcagcaccagtctccccagtctacagtccggTATGTAGGTTAAatctcagcaccagtctccctcagcaccagtctccctcagcaccagtctccccagtctacagtccagtatgtaggttaaaccacagcaacagtctccctcagcaccagtttCCCTCAGCACCAGCCTCCCCAGTCTAAGGTTAAAGTATGTAGAGCAGGTTAAatctcagcaccagtctccctcagcacctgtctccccagtctacagtccggtatgtaggttaaacctcagcaccagtctccccagtctacagtccagtatgtaggttaaacctcagcaccagtctccctcagcaccagtcttcCCAGTCAACAGTTAAAGTATGTACAGCAGGTTAAATCTCAGCACCAGtttccccagtctacagtccagtatgtaggttaaacctcagcaccagtctccctcagcaccagtctccctcagcaccagtctccccagtctacagtccagtatgtaggttaaacctcagcACCAGTCTACCTCAGCACCAGTCTTCCTCAGCACCTgtctccccagtctacagtccagtatgcaggttaaaccacagcaccagtctccctcagcaccagtctccctcagcaccagtctccccagtctacagtccagtatataggttaaacctcagcaccagtctccctcagcaccagtctccccagtctacattccagtatgtaggttaaaccacagcaccagtctccctcagcaccagtctccccagtctacagtccggtatgtaggttaaacctcagcaccagtctccctcagcaccagtctccctcagcaccagtcttcCCAGTCAACAGTTAAAGTATGTACAGCAGGTTAAATCTCAGCACCAGTGTCCCCAGTCCACATTCCGGTatgtaggttaaacctcagcaccagtctccctcagcatcagtctccctcagcaccagtctaccTCAGCACCAGTCTTCCTCAGCACCTgtctccccagtctacagtccagtatgcaggttaaaccacagcaccagtctccctcagcaccagtctccctcagcaccagtctccccagtctacagtccagtatgtaggttaaaccacagcaccagtctccctcagcaccagtctccccagtctacagtccagtatgtaggttaaaccacagcaccagtctccctcagcaccagtctccctaaGCACCAGTCTTCCTCAGCACCTgtctccccagtctacagtccggtatgtaggttaaacctcagcaccagtctccctcagcaccagtctccctcagcaccagtctccccagTCACAGTCCGGTATGTAGGTTAAACCccacagcaccagtctccctcagcaccagtctccccagTCCACAGTCCGGTATGTGGGGGTTaaacctcagcaccagtctccctcagcaccagtctccctcagcaccagtctccccagtctacagtccggtatgtaggttaaacctcagcaccagtctccctcagcaccagtctccctcagcaccagtctccccagtctacagtccggtatgtaggttaaacctcagcaccagtctccctcagcaccagtcttcctcagcaccagtctccccagtctacagtccggtatgtaggttaaaccacagcaccaggctccctcagcaccagtctccctcagcaccagtctccccagtcccagtccggtatgtaggttaaacctcagcaccagtctccctcagcaccagtcttcCTCAGCACCTgtctccccagtctacagtccggtatgtaggttaaaccacagcaccaggctccctcagcaccagtctccctcagcaccagtctccctcagcaccagtctccctcagcaccagtctccccagtctacagtccagtatataggttaaaccacagcaccagtctccctcagcaccagtctccctcagcaccagtctccccagtctacagtccggTATGTAGGTTAagcctcagcaccagtctccctcagcaccagtctccctcagcaccagtctccacagtctacagtccagtatgtaggttaaCCACAGCACaggtctccctcagcaccagtctccctcagcaccagtcttcCTCAGCACCTgtctccccagtctacagtccagtatgtaggttaaacctcagcaccagtctcactcagcaccagtctccctcagcaccagtctccccagtctacagtccagtatgtaggttaaaccacagcaccagtctccctcagcaccagtctccctcagcacctgtctccccagtctacagtccagtatgtaggttaaacctcagcaccagtctccctcagcaccagtctccctcagcaccagtctccctcagcaccagtcttcCTCAGCACCTGTCTCCACAGTCTACAGAccagtatgcaggttaaaccacagcaccagtctccctcagcaccagtctccctcagcacctgtctccctcagcaccagtctccctcagcacctgtctccctcagcaccagtctccctcagcaccagtctccctcagcaccagtctccctcagcaccagtctccccagtctacagtccagtatgcaggttaaaccacagcaccagtctccctcagcaccagtctccctcagcaccagtctccccagtctacagtccagtatgtaggttaaaccacagcaccagtctccctcagcaccagtctctctcagcaccagtctccccagtctacagtccagtatgtaggttaaacctcagcaccagtctccctcagcaccagtctccctcagcaccagtctccctcagcaccagtcttcCTCAGCACCTGTCTCCCCAGTAtacagtccagtatgtaggttaaaccacagcaccagtctccctcagcaccagtctccctcagcaccagtctccccagtctacagtccagtatgtaggttaaaccacaaccccagtctcactcagcaccagtctccctcagcaccagtctccctcagcaccagtctccctcagcaccagtctccctcagcaccagtcttcCTCAGCACCTGTCTCCACAGTCTAAAGTccagtatgcaggttaaaccacagcaccagtctccctcagcaccagtctccctcagcaccagtctccctcagcaccagtctccctcagcaccagtctccctcagcaccagtctccctcagcaccagtctccctcagcaccagtctccctcagcacctgtctccccagtctacagtccagtatgtaggttaaaccacagcaccagtctccctcagcaccagtctccctcagcaccagtctccccagtctacagtccagtatgtaggttaaaccACAACACCAGTCTCcttcagcaccagtctccctcagcaccagtctccctcagcaccagtctccctcagcaccagtctaccTCAGCACCAGTCTTCCTCAGCACCTGTCTCCACAGTCTAAAGTccagtatgcaggttaaaccacagcaccagtttccctcagcaccagtctccctcagcacctgtctccccagtctacagtccagtatgtaggttaaacctcagcaccagtctccctcagcaccagtctccctcagcaccagtctccccagtctacagtccaatATATAGGTTAAAccacagcaccagtctccctcatcaccagtctccctcagcaaaagtctccccagtctacagtccagtatgtaggttaaaccacagcaccagtctccctcagcaccagtctccctcagcaccagtctccccagtctaaagtccagtatgcaggttaaaccacagcaccagtctccctcaacaccagtctccctcagcaccagtctccccagtctacagtccagtatgtaggttaaaccacagcaccagtctccctcagcaccagtctccctaaACACCAGTCttcctcagcaccagtctccctcagcaccaggctccccagtctacagtccagtatgtaggttaaaccacagcaccagtctccctcagcaccagtctccctcagcacctgtctccccagtctacagtccagtatgtaggttaaacctgcaccagtctccctcagcaccagtcttcCTCAGCACCagccccagtctacagtccagtatgtaggttaaacctcagcaccagtctccctcagcaccagtctccctcagcaccagtctccctcagcaccagtctccccagtctacagtccagtatgtaggttcaaacccagcaccagtctccctcagcaccagtctccctcagcacctgtctccccagtctacagtccagtatgcAGGTTAAAACTGGCACCAGTCTCcactcagcaccagtctccctcagcaagaccagtctccctcagcaccagtctcctcagtctacagaccagtatgcaggttaaaccacggcaccagtctccctcagcaccagtctccctcagcacctgTCTCCCCAGCTACAGTCCAGTATGTGGTTAAACCCTGGCACCAGTCTCCCCAGCACCAGTCTTCCAGTCAACAGTTAAAGTATGTACAGCAGGTTAAatctcagcaccagtctccctcagcaccagtgtccctccagcaccagtctcccccagcaccagtctcccctccagcaccagtctcccagtctacagACCAGTATGCAGGATTCTAAACCACAGCACCAGTctcctcagcaccagtctccctcagcacctgtctccccagtctacagtccagtatgtaggttaaaccacagcaccagtctccctcagcaccagtcttcCCAGTCAACAGTTAAAGTATGTACAGCAGGTTAAatctcagcaccagtctccctcagcaccagtgtccctcagcaccagtctccccagtctacagtccaggaTGTAGGTTAAACCACAGCACCAGTCTTACCAGTCTGTTCTAACAGCATCTCTCAGCACTAGTGGGACTGGGAGCCCAGGAGGATCCAGGTCAGTCTATCAGCACTAGTGGGACTGGGAGCCCAGGAGGATCCAGGTCAGTCTATCAGCTCTAGTGGGACTGGGAGCCCAGGAGGATCCAGGTCAGTCtatcaacactagtgagactggGAGCCCAGGAGGATCCAGGTCAGTCTATCAGCACTAGTGAGACTGGGAGCCCAGGAGGATCCAGGTCAGTCtatcaacactagtgagactggGAGCCCAGGAGGATCCAGGTCAGTCTATCAGCACTAGTGAGACTGGGAGCCCAGGAGGATCCAGGTCAGTCTATCAGCACTAGTGAGACTGGGAGCCCAGGAGGATCCAGGTCAGTCTATCAGCACTAGTGAGACTGGGAGCCCAGGAGGATCCAGGTCAGTCTTTCAGCACTAGTGAGACTGGGAGCCCAGGAGGATCCAGGTCAGTCTATCAGCACTAGTGAGACTGGGAGCCCAGGAGGATCCAGGTCAGTCTTTCAGCACTAGTGAGACTGGGAGCCCAGGAGGATCCAGGTCAGTCTATCAGCACTAGTGGGACTGGGAGCCCAGAGGATCCAGGTCAGTCTATCAGCTCTAGTGGGACTGGGAGCCCAGGAGGATCCAGGTCAGTCtatcaacactagtgagactggGAGCCCAGGAGGATCCAGGTCAGTCTATCAGCACAGTGGGACTGGAAGCCCAGGAGATTCATTTCAAGATGAATCCGCCTCTGCCACTCTAGTGACAGGCATGAAAGGCTAGAGAGATACAGCTAAGGCCTATCTTTTtcagctaaggctagctttttcagctaaggctagctttttcaaacagaaatttgcttcttagcactaattccaaaaggttttgggacactgtaaagtccatggagaataagagcacctcctccagcTGCCCACTTTACTGTGTGGGTAAGGAACACTGTCAAAACCGATAAATCctacgataatcgatcatttcaacAAGTACTTTTTTCCATGGTTaatatgctttccacctggctacctttACCCccgccaacatctcagcacccctgCAGCCTGCCCCAAACCCCCACGCCCCgctttctccttcacccaaatccagacagctgatgttctgaaagaactgcaaaatctggatccttACAAATCAGTTGGACTAGACAAATTGTGGCAACCCCAGccactagcctgttcaacctctcttttttgtgtcgtctgagatccccaacactggaaagctgctgcagtcGTCCCTCTCTTCAAAGAGGGAGACActttagacccaaactgttataggacctatatccatcctgctctgcctttctaaaatcttcaaaagCCAAATTAATAAACAGAtgactgaccatttcgaatcaccgtatcttctccactatgcaatctggtttccgagctggtcaaccgccatcgataaaaagacagtactgtgcagctgtattcatcgacctggccaaggctttcgactctgtcaatcaacgCATTCTTATAGGCAGACTCAACAGTCTCGGCTCATCCAAGTGACTGCCTGCCTGGTTCACCAAATACttatctgatagagttcagtgtgtcaaattggagggcctgttgtcaggacctctggcagtctctataggggtgcctGAGTTCATTTCTAGGGCCAATacatatcaatgatgtcactcttgctgcactggtgattctctgatccactctCTACATAgactacaccattctgtatacatctgtccCTTATTTGGACACTGTGCCAACAAACCTccaaaacgagcttcaacgccaacAACACACCTTCCGTGGCCTCTAACCGCTTTTTAAATACTAGTAAAACTAAGTACATGCTCCTCAACCGATCGCTTCCCGCACCTACCGCCCCACTAGCATCCACTACTCTGGATAGGTTgatgacctagaatatgtggaccttcaaatacctaggtgtctggttaaactgtaaactctcatgcagactcacattaagcatctcaatccaaaattaaatctaaattggcttcctattttgcagcaaaagcatccttcactcacatgccaaacatacccttgtaaaactgaacCATCCTACCGATACTTGACTTGACCaaagtcatttacaaaatagccccaacactctactcagtaaactgcatgtagtctatcacagtgccgtcTGTTTTGTCACCCAAGCCCCATACTactccaccactgcgacctgtaagctctcgttggctggccctcactacatatccatcgccaaacccactggctccagcaTAATATTTCatctggtcatccccaaagccaacacttcctttgccgcctccttccagttctctgctgccaatgactggaattacATTGCGGATGCAGAGCTAGAGGGCAGGGGAATGCAGCGCTGGAGGGCAGAGAGATACAGTGCTGAGGGCAGAGATAGAGGGCAGAGGGGATACAGGAGTTAGAGGGGCAGAGGGATACAGGGCTAGAGGGCAGAGGGATACAGCGCTAGGGCAGAGAGATACAGGCTAGAGGGCAGAGGGGATACAGGGCTAGGGGATGGCAGAGGGATACAGGGCTAGAGGGGCAGGGGGATACAGGGCTAGAGGGCAGAGAAGATACAGGGCTAGAGGCGGAGGGATGCAGGCTAGAGGGGGATAGGGGTTGGGAGGGCAGAGGGGATAATGGCTAGGAGGGCAGAGGGATACAGGGTTAGAAGGCAGAGGGATACAGGGATACAGGGGTTGGGAGGGCagaggatacagggttagggcagagggatacagggatagagggcAGAGGGATGCGGGGATGGAGGGCAGGGATACAGGGCTAGGGCAGAGGGATACAGCGCTAGAGggcagagagatacagggggCTAGAGGGCAGAGGGGACAGACTGGGATGGCAGAGGGGATACAGGGCTAGAGGGCAGGGGATACAGGGCTAGAGGGCAGAGATACAGGGCTAGAGGGCAGAGGATGCAGGGCTAGAGGGGATAAAGGGTTAGAGGGCAGGGGGATAATGGCTAGAGGGCAGAGGGATACAGGGTTAGAAGGCAGAGGGATACAGGGATGCAGGGTTAGAGGGCAGAGGGATACAGAGGGTTAGAAAAGAGGATACACAGGACAGAGGGCAGAGGGATACAGGGTTAGAGAGCAGAGGGATAGGTTAgagggcagaggcagagagatacaGGGCTAGAGCGAGAGGGATAcagggatggagggcagagagatACAGGGCTAGAGGGCAGAGGGGATACAGGGCTAGAGGGCAGAGGGGATATCGGTTAGAGGGAGGGGATGCAGGGTTAGAGTGGAGGATACTGGGGGCTGGAGGGCAGAGGGGATACAGGGCTAGAGGGCAGAGGGGATACAGGGCTAGAGGGCAGAGGATCAGGGCTAGAAAGGCAGAGGGGATACAGGGCGAGAGGGCAGAGGGATACAGGGCTAGAAGGGCAGAGGGATACAGGGAAAaagccttattattattcgaccatgctggtcatttatgaacatttgaacatcttggccatgttctgttataatctccacccggcacagccagaagaggactggccaccccacatatgctctctctaattctctttctttctctctcggaggacctggccctaagaccatgccccaggactacctgacatgatgactccttgctgtccccagtccacctggccgtgctgctgctccagtttcaactgttctgccttattattattcgaccatgctggtcatttatgaacatttgaacatcttggccatgttctgttataatctccacccggcacagccagaagaggactggccacccccacatatgctctctctaattctctttctttctctctctcccggaggacctgagccctaagaccatgccccaggactacctgacatgatgactccttgctgtccccagtccacctggccgtgctgttgctccagtttcaactgtttgccttattattattcgaccatactttggtcatttatgaacatttgaacatcttggccatgttctgttataatctccacccggcacagccagaagaggactggccacccccatagcctggttcctctctcggtttcttcctaggtttggcctttctagggagtttgtcTAACCACCGTGTTTGCCtgatgcattgcttgctgtttggggttttaggctgggtttctgtacagcactttgagatatctaGCTGATGTCGAAGGGCTATAAaaaattaatttgatttgatttgatattgcaggcaaaaacctgaggaaaatcaaaccaggaagtggccctATATTTTGAAATCTCCATGTTCCATAACCTGCCTTAcggctccatttaaagggatatcaaccagttCCTTTCCCTATCGCTTTTCCTTCAAGgtatcaacagtctttagacatagtttcaggcttttattttgaaaaatggcGAGAAAGAACAAAAGACCAGACAGTGTGCACGTGAACCCTGTACCCGAACGTGTtcaatacaaatacacacaccttGTCACCCCTAGTGTTTACTTAtgcatgtgtatgtttgtgtgtgtttatgtatgattTCACAAGTAAGTGTGAAGTCGTTTCCCTTATTAGTGAGCAGCCAGTAGTAGTAGGGTAAGCGGCAGCGGCAGCTAAATGTAGTGAAGTATTAGCATCAGCAGGCAGCAatattagcagcagcagcattaggAACATTGGTAGTAGAAAGTATCGGccggtagtagcagcagcagcagcagtagcagcaatagtagcagtagcagcagcagtagaatcagcagtagcagcaatagtagcagtagcagcagcagtagaaccAGCAGTAGCTGCAGGAGAggctagcagcagtagtagcagcagcagcagcagcagcggcgatGCAGCAGCAGTTGCTAGGACAGCCAGCAGAATCAGCGGCAGCAGCCGTTGCTAACAGCAGCTGTAGTAACAGAGCTAGCGCTACGCcgttgctgttgctagctaacaGCAGCTGTTGCCAACAGCAGCAGccgcaacagcagcagcagcagccatgaCAGCAACAGCAGCCGTTGCTAGCAGTTACGTCGGCTGCGCGTGCAGTGCTACAGCGAGCAGACAGCGTCGCAGCGGCATGTTGAGCAGCGGTTGCGCAGCAGCTGCTGTTGCGCAGTGATCGCAGCGCAGCAGATCCAGCAGCAGCGCTGGCGACGttgctagcagcagcagcagcgttggCAGCAGTgagttgcagcagcagcagccgttGCATGGCCGTTGCTAGCAGTCAGTAACGTTGCAGCAGATGCTGCTAGCAGCAGCCGTAGCGCAGCAGCACAAGCTATGCAGCAGCTAGCAAATGCAGCAGCAGCGagttgcagcagcagcagttgttaCAGCAGCAGCTGCAGTAGCCGTAAGCAGTCTGCTGGCAGCAGTCAAACgtgttgctgttgctgctaaggcgcagcagcagcagcagcagcagttgctGCCAGTCAGTTGCTGCTAGCAGTCAGTAATCGCTGCTGCTGTTGccaaacagcagcagcagcagtcataaacgttgctgctgccgctgctggcAGCAGGTGCTGTGTATATTGCAGGCAGTCAGCGTTGCTGT
It encodes the following:
- the LOC135536382 gene encoding chorion class high-cysteine HCB protein 12-like — protein: MQRLLLLQLTAANAAAAASNVASAAAGSAALRSLRNSSCCATAAQHAAATLSARCSTARAADVTASNGCCCCHGCCCCCCGCCCWQQLLLASNSNGVALALLLQLLLATAAAADSAGCPSNCCCIAAAAAAAATTAASLSCSYCWFYCCCYCYYCCYC